A DNA window from Argiope bruennichi chromosome X2, qqArgBrue1.1, whole genome shotgun sequence contains the following coding sequences:
- the LOC129960297 gene encoding glutathione S-transferase Mu 1-like, producing MAPVLGYWNIRGLAQPIRLMLAYTETKYEDKRYVYGPPPDFDRRDWLGEKLELGLDFPNLPYYIDGNTKLTQSITIMRYLARKLELDPTTEEERIRADLVEQQTADFRMALTRICYSADFENLKTEYLKTLPTHFKNFSAFLGNRKWLASADKLTYVDFMLYEAIDHNRILEPDCLKHFPTLKAFMERFEELPTIKKYMESDDFIKYPLNGDMAAFGSRLSKKK from the exons atggcACCCGTATTGGGTTATTGGAATATTCGTGGG cTTGCTCAGCCTATCCGCCTCATGTTGGCATATACCGAGACGAAGTATGAAGATAAGCGGTATGTATATGGACCACCACCTGACTTTGATCGTCGTGACTGGTTGGGTGAGAAGCTGGAATTAGGATTGGATTTTCCAAAT cttCCATATTATATTGATGGTAACACCAAACTTACCCAAAGTATTACGATCATGCGTTACTTGGCTCGAAAACTAGAACTAG atccCACTACGGAGGAGGAGCGTATTCGCGCTGATTTGGTTGAGCAACAGACAGCAGACTTCAGAATGGCGTTGACAAGAATTTGCTACAGTgctgatttt gaaaatCTGAAAACGGAATACTTGAAAACTTTGCCcacgcatttcaaaaatttttcagcCTTTCTTGGAAACAGAAAGTGGCTTGCTTCTGCTGATAAG ttgacTTATGTGGATTTCATGCTTTATGAAGCCATCGATCACAACAGAATTCTTGAACCTGATTGTTTGAAGCATTTTCCTACTTTGAAGGCATTCATGGAAagatttgaa GAGTTGCCAACTATCAAAAAGTACATGGAGTCtgatgatttcattaaatatccaTTGAATGGGGATATGGCAGCATTTGGATCAAGACtgtccaaaaaaaaataa